CCTGCCTCAGAGTTGATTAATCTGCTCATTATTTCATGTGCTTTGTATTGGATGCactcagaaaacattttttcatttgcaGTGTTTTGATAAATTTCTGTGTTGTCTTGAACAATATTTATACACCTAATAAAACCCTTGCAAAAAATCCAATTATCCTTAGCAAGGGTGTGATTTGCACTTTTAACAGTTTAGTGTCTGAATACAAAAAAGTCTTAGCCCTTACAGCTTCTGTGTCAGATGCCGTGATTGTATCACTGCTGATTTACACTAACATCGATTAAATTAGATGACTTTCTGAATGTGTGTTCTGTCAGATATGCAGCCTCATGAGAGGAGGCATTGCCGAGCGGGGAGGAGTCCGAGTGGGTCACAGGATCATAGAGATCAATGGGCAGAGTGTGGTGGCCACAGCACATGAGAAGATCGTCCAAGCCCTCTCGAACTCTGTTGGAGAGGTGAGACTGATGCACACAAGCATACACACTCtttattaatatatatttattgtaCAATTTCATTATAGatgattaatttattttgtaacATTGTCCATGTTTCTATACAGAGATGAATACATTTGCAATATACACATATGTACTCATATATACAACAAAGGTTTTACAATACATACTATTGGTATTTTCTGTATAGTTATGAACATATGTTACATTTAGCTCTATTCTATTATTAACATATATATTGTGGTTTAATATTACTTGTACATTGTTTTGTCCCCCCGCTTCACCCTTATTCAGTGACCCTCCACCATTAAACAAGCTCAGAGAAATAGTAGTAATAATATTAATGACAATGATAATAGTTCAActcaaaaataacattaaagaaaataaaaataaaaataatagataaataatGTAGTTTATATATCAGTTTTTTGTCTCCTGTATTACAGGTGACATACACACTCTTTAAGGCCAGCTCACACTACATAAATTAAGCCAGATTTGGGCACAACTGCAACATCACAGCTCATCGTCAAACATCAAGTCTGATAATGAGCCTCGGAAACGACAGTCCTACATAATTAACATCACGTTCAAGACACCTCATGACTACGGTTTgtcaagactagcatgtcagaatttttcttgcacTGTTGcttagtttgacaccctgacctggcATCAAGGATATGAGTCTTGATGCCTACAAGAGAGCATTTGCTTTTATCATTGTATCATTATTTAACAGAGTGAGATTAAACAAGTCCCCGCATCTTATCTCTCTGGGGGTTCATGTGTACATACAGTGATTTTCTTGACATGTTATCAGATTCATACCTCAAATTCTGTTTAAAGGACAGTCAGTCATTATTGTCATTGGCACAAGTCCAAAtttgttattcatttttttcttcttgtcaaaaCAGAAGACGGCTTGTGTTACATAGAGCTCTTCAGTTGTAACTGTAACACTCTGTTTGACCCGTGTCCACTGTTGACCTGTGAACTGTTAGCAGTCCAGATCACACTTGTATTGTGGCCAGTCTGTTGGTCAAGATGCGTCAAGATTTTAGTCGCAAAACCTGACATGGTGTCGTTGTGAACAacgaaaaaaaatcctgttgtctgagccggcctttaggaCAGTTACAGACATGCAAGCGACACATGTGTTGACATGTATTGAGTCTGCCTCTAGCAACCCCAACCCCCTCCAGCCGGGGTTTTGGCCCATCGGGTCCTGTGGTGAATCTATtacaccctacatgcctaaaacttattcATATGACTGTAGATATTTTATTTATGGCTGATTTGGGGTGGGGGGTAAAACACATTCTCATCTGCTCTCTCCAGAGACATACACCAGACATACACTCTGTATAAACATAAACAGCTAATGTTAACTAGCTCGCATGGTAGCTACAAATGTTTGACGCAAATTTTAGCGAGCAAAATAGGCTTAAAACTCAAAGTTGCAGGTGGAAATCCATGCCTTGGTTAACATTTAAGGATggattaaactttttttaaacaataaactGGAAAACAAATGTAGAACTATTTTTTTCTAGTGAGCAGGAGAGTCTTTCATTCGTTTGAAATACACCAAAATATTCACCATAAAGGTAACTCTATAGAGCGCCAAAGGGCTGTACTGTGtacaagatgaaaaataaaataaaaaagaactcAGCCAAGGTCTTttatttctgcccatttgtAGTCCACATTGTCATGACAGTAGACAAATTCTTTTTACTTGCTATTGATGAAACAACACTTATTATGTTGCACTGGGGGAAAGTTTAGGTCTGCTCTAAGGACACCATGACatcaacagatttttaaatcatgtgaAAGCTTTGCAGCACTTTCAGAGATTTAAGGGACTGTTGAAAGTTTAGCATTgaggtttcatttttttctgtttttactgttgtgGAATATTAAAGCTTAAGAAAATTTGGCTTAGATGGTTAAAATACGTCAGTCTGAGTGTCTCATTAAGCATCAACaaaaatcagagagaaaatagACTGCTTCTTTTCCTCTCAGAACTTCTTTCAAGGTTGTGTAGGCGTTGCAAATCACATTTCATCTCAGCTTCACACATATCAGTGACACGTGACAATCTGTGTTGTGAAGCCCTCAACTGTTTCAGAATCAGGGCAGGAAGCAGAGGCGCTGCCTGCAGAAAATGACACTTTATGGTGATGCCGAGGTGTACTTTCCCAGttggagtattttttttctcagaatagATAAGAAAATACTTCATTGTCTACCTTTGCATAAAATGGTCCTGGAAGAAACGAAGCTCACAGAGCAAGGGGGAagatttgttcatttattcatttaacctttatttattctggAGATGCCATTAGGGAGCATACTCTCATTTGCAATGAAATCGAGagcacattaaaacaaacaaaacacactatGTACTTCAGTTTACACTTAATAATACTAAAGAAAATCAGCAAGTGAAACTTTTGAAAGAAAAGGGACtgttatttatttcttatttgcTGTTTAAGGAAACATTATTTTATACCACCATCTTCAGTCTTCCACCCATCCATAATAACAAATGCAAAATCTTAAAgtaatcattttaatgtttagcCTTGTAattgacatttttctttgtcCCACTGCCAGATACACATGAAGACGATGCCAGCGGCCATGTTCAGACTTCTAACAGGACAGGAGACACCCATGTACATATAAACAATGGCCAGGGACCGTTCAACAGGACGAGCTGTCAGCCAGCAGTGATTGGTTATCTCATGGGGCAAACCCAGCTGATGAGGAGAACATCACGTCTCCTCGCTGATTcatttgtctttcttttctttgagcTGATGAATTCTTAATCATCTCTTCCCTTGTCTGTGCTTAACATGCAACAGCCATTTTATTGACATGAGATTTTCCATCTGACCAGCTGAAGAgactctgtatgtgtgtgtgagtgagtgtgtgttattTATTTGTCCTGTCTGTGCTTTTCTGTGTCAACTCTGTGAGACTGAGTGGACAGACTTATCGAGTGAATGCatcacaatttatttttttaaattcatgtaatGCAATATGATACTTCTACTATACTTCTTGTAtagtttcattttcttttctgtttatttatttctcatGTAAATACATATTTTGCTAATACTGAAGGCAGTGAGGAGGGAGGGGCCACGGCTgcattgtaaatatttatgaatCTTTGCTGTTGAAATGAAAGCAGTCCTCGATGATggcaaaaacacaatttattgCCGGATGTCGTAGTCGTTGCCAGTGAAAAGGCGAATGAGTtaagtgtttgaaatgttggGTTTAAATATGCTAACTTGATCAAATGTAAATGTGAATCAAACCAATGCTTGCAGCAGGGGTTTATGGGAAAAAAACGCCATATCCGTttgattttcttcattttatggCAATACACAAGATCAACCTCTGAATGGCAAGAAAGGTCTTTTCTAAACTTCATGTAAAAACACTCGCACACATTTAAATAACAAGCAACTGAACAAAACTATTGACATGCATTAATTATGCTTTTGATATCAAAGTCACATGtatgaaaattttttttttccatgcttCTCTACTGTATGTTCATCTttagtgttcctgactgaaactCATGCATACTATGAGTGGATTGTGAATGTAACTGTGTCATGTGAGCTGTCCCATTGCCATAAGCAGTATTAGAATGTGTGTACATAAAGAGAAACTTGTCTAGTATCGTGCTCATattaaatgaaacaaacacaCGCAGGTTTAGTCACTGGAAACATCTCCACACCTGTATGTTGGCTTTCAGTCttcagagggaaagagagaacTGTGAATCACAAATGCACTGTGACAGAAACGAGCATTACCACCAGGTAATCCTTCTACAATGCATTGTAGTAAACTGAACCATATAAACATAATATGTGTGCATGCCTCGTAAAGTAGTTTCATGTCATTGTGGAAAGAAATAAAATCGGAGCTAAACCTGAGTGTTTTTGTTGGGCTGGGATtaagaaaacatttgatttgacaCTGCTGGAGGTTGATTTTATATAATATACTCTCAAAATGACCCTACTTGTTCTTCATGTAGGCTCCTATCTGCCTGGTAAAAAATAGATGAAACAGGATACTGcacaaaatgaccaaaaacttATGAGGGTGAATAACTGTCCTCGATTTTAATCAGGTatattaaaatcaaaatctCATCCCAAGCATACAGATTTGGTctcataatattttttttatccttcaagactttttatttcactaaAAATCAGGATTTATGAGGATTATCATGGTATCCCATTTGAGCACTTTTTATGTGCTTTAATTTCACACCTCGTTGCACTTCAGAGTAGATCCTGAAGATTAGGAGAAAGATGGGCTACCCAAAGGTgcagaacattaaaataaattgaaGAAGGTGAGACAACTCTTTAAGATCTTggataacaaaacaaaatgccATGTATTTTATTAAACCTGTTGCCTTTTGAaagtaatttttatttttgcaaagggAAGATGGGTTTGATGTCTGTTCATGAGCTGCAGCGTGTTGTGTTGGTATTAAACTATTAAGTACTCTGATCTCTTCTATATTAACTGCAAAAGCAACTACACACGTTATTGTGCACACTGTAAAGCAGAGGTTCCCAGACTTTTCTGCCTGCTACCACCTACAGATAGAAACTGGTGAAACTGTCCCTGGCAATGATGAAAGAATATAATGTCGCATACAGCCAAGCATATTCACTATAAGACCATTCCCaagaatggtttaaaaacaacaacaacgaaCAACAACTGAAAAGACATACTTTatagtaatttatttttttaaaagctagAAGCAGAATacacctttatttttacagtgatGAGGAAATTTCCtattaaaaattgttttgaaccttttttaTGGAAGCATGAAACAACCACTCTTTGTCTTGACaccccccactttgggaacctcAGCTGTACAACATTGGttcctgactgcactgtgccaactgtgaatgGGAATCTTAATGCTCGagcatatcaagacattttgaagAATGCTACGCCTCCAGCTTTGatgcaacagtttggggaaggcccttttgtGTTCCAACATgtctgtgccccagtgcacaaagaaaggactaTAAAAACACGGTTTGATCGGTTTAGTGTGGAGGAACTTACCtgtacagagccctgacctcaaccccatcaacctttgggatgaactagaacagagattgtgagccaagccttcttgtccaacatcagtgcctgacctcataaatgctctacagaataaatgggcacaaattcccacagagaGAATTCAAAATCTagtagaaagccttccaagaagagttgaGGATtttaaatctgcaaaaaggggggccaactccatattaactTACAGTACATGTAATTAAATACAATGTTATGACATTCCCtattggtgtaatggtcaggttgCCAAATACTTATGTCCATATAATGTATGTTTCATCAGGGTACTTTGTCAGCCAAACATTATAGTCAGGTTTTCATGAAATCTGTTTAAATGTAGGTTGATTTTTGAAAAAGATttttacaagggagtcctgTGATGGCAAAGCCCTCTATAGAAACAAATAGAGGGAACTCCAGAGAAGTCAAAACCACTACTGTATAGGAAAACTGATGACAAATACAATACCTGTTTCCCATTTTTAGATTATGCAATATAAACATTAGCATGCTTGTGCAGGTTGTGAACACTGATGGGGGAGTAGAGGATAAAACAGACTCAAACGGTAATGGCAGTAAAAGTGTGCAAGAAATAAACTGCCCTTATTATCTCTAACAATAGTCAGAACTCAAAATAATCTAattcataaaattaaattgaacAGTCAGCTCCAAGGTGACCTTGGAGATCATACAATAATATGAAGAGTTGGATGAGCATTTTGAATTTTCACCAGGTAGTATTCCTCTAGGGataaaacagaacagaatatTATAAATTCAATGAGTTCTTCAGTGTTACCTCTTTGAAAAATACTTGATTATGTATTAAATTAAATCTGAATCAATCAAAACAGTAGACTTTGACAAATGGGATTATTTTCTCTTGCAAAGGACACCAAAATTTCAACCTAACATATGTTTAGTTTGTATCCTGCCACAGTTTACTCCTCCCATTATCTGGTTTAGCATTgaatagagacaaaaaaaaaccttcattttcTTAATTTGAGTCTCTTCTTCCCCCTAATGGATGTAGGTAGATACTGCAAGAGCtgtgaaaatgaaacataaaatgCAGTCTATAAAcgttttgctgttttaatttttattaatcAATGATTCTTTTTTCTACAGTGCTTCCAATAGAAGTTAAATTATCAGCAatctaaaatggattaaatatTTACTAAAATATTAGTTATCAAACAAAGTTCAGCACCATTAAATAATTACTCGTACCACTTGATGCCAACATGTCTGATGTGCAGGCTAACAGGCTATGAGGCTGTCACTTGTGTCACAGTGTTGTTTGTGCATCTCTTTGAACTCATCCTGTTATCTATCTACAGTTCAAAGTCCATGGTGTCTGTGTTCGCCTGTCACCATGAGTTGCTCTAAGTTTGTGAGGTTTTGTCGCAGCAGCAGTCCCTCTCAGGGATTCTGGTCATCCTGGTCACACTTTAACATGACCTTTATCCCGACACCCTGACGGGTTGTTTCAAATGCCTGTGCCGCCTGCTCCAGAGGGAAACGGTGGGTGACGAGGGGCTTCACGTTCACCTTACCAGAAGCCAACATGGCTATGGCCATCGGCCAGCTGCAATAAGAACAAGCATTTGAGTAGAGCGATCAGCCTCTGGAAGACAAAATTAAAGACACTGCAGTATATGGGTGACTTCTTACGTGTTGCAGTAGCGAAAAACTCCTCTGATGTCCACCTCTCTGACAGCAGCGTTGATCAGAGGAATCGTGGCCATTTCAGACCCGAGACCCACCAGCACCACAACACCTCCTGAACGGGTAGCCTGACAGGAAAAAGGACAATTTAACGTCATAATTTCGTCTACAAAAACGCAACATACTATTAAAAATCTTGATCTTTATGTAACAAGTAGAGGTAACATCAGCATTAAGTGATAATATCTAGGCTCAGTGCAAACACAGTGCAACAGCTGAATAAATGTATTATCGTCTCTAGTTCATTAAGAGCTGCTTCATCATTCTGAATCAGTCTTTGAAAGGGCTTTAGTGAGGGTATTCACATACATAGATGGCAGTTTGAATGCTGCTCTCAACACCAGTGCATTCAATGGTAATTTGAGGCTGACCACCAAGCATGTCAGCTACTCCCTGAGCCAGGTTCTGGGGTCCGTCTCCTCTCTTCACTGTCAGCGGGAAGTCCGCACCCAACTTTTTGGCCATGTCCAGGCGCTCTGAGGACAGATCTGAACACAAGACAGgtggatttaaaaacacaagaagaaaaGACTGAATAAAGGAAGCAACTAAGAGTTAGTTTAGGGTTCTTAGATcttttagcttagatgttgttaTAAAGTGTGTGCTTTACCTGTGACGACGACCTGTGAGGCTCCCATCGCCTTAGCAACGACCAAGCAGACCAACCCAATTGGTCCTGGGGAAAGACAAGaaactgatatttttaactgtGTAAACTGCTAAATATCTAAATAATGGGACTCTTTAATACATAACTGCAGACCATGGTTTAAGCTTGAAAATACTGAAAGTGATCATCAGTATTAATATTCACCTAAAACCTGTGATATACAAATTTATCATTCTACTTATCCTTGGATAAGTCAGCTTTTCCCCTGATATTGCTTCACAGGAGTGTCTGAAGTGTTCATTAGCCTGTTTTTGCATCAAGAGGGACTTGTTAAAGATTAAATATCTTGAGAGGTGCGTTCAGGCCCAGCAGTTTCTTCTCACTCACATTTAGATGAGTCAGTATGATTCTCACAACTGAGAGTTACAACAGATTTCTTACCTGTAGAGGCATGTTATTAACTACAGAACCCCCAGGCTTTTGTACTTCATTGCAAAATGATCTCAAGTCTAGTCATGGAAAACTTttacactttattttgaaattagaTTAATAGTTCTTACCTGCACCACAGATGAGCACACTGCTGCCGATGGTAACTCCTGCCCTGCGACAGGCGTGGATTCCCACAGACAGGGGTTCAATTAGAGCTCCCTCCTCATAAGTCACATTATCAGGCAACCTGAGAATAGTCAGagtgagagaaaagaagaagagagaaagggAAGGATGTAAGAAAACATGAGGTAATGGAGAGTTGTTTGGCAGTTGAAAGATCATGCAGCTGTTGTGAAATCTCTGAATGCTAGAATCATTACTTGTAACAGAAGTTGGCATTGTGTGTGTAATATCTAGACAGATTTCCATCGTCAGGGGGCGTGGCACAGAAGAAGATGGTTGGAGACAAGTTGTAGCGTCCGTTTTTGAAGAACTCATCCATATCACGGGGAACACCAGGCTCAATGGCCACTCTGTCACCTACAAAACACAAAGTGAAGTTAGAAGTTAGAAAAATACTCACTTCATTTTTAAGGGTAACTCTTTGAGTGTGaactttttaacaccatacaGAATTTGTATCAAGTTAACCCTTACAACCCTGTGGTTTAGTTTGGTGCCAGGAAAAAAGCGTTACCTTGAGAGTGGAAATCTTTAACAAATGGTTATATGATTCCTTTGAGAGTTTTGGTAATTTTTGTCCATTCTTTTGTAATTTGTTCCAGCCAAAGAgagcagcaaatttaaatgccttttctCCCAAGTTTAGTTCTGACCCTTGGGACAGACCATGAGAAACATATCCTAAGAACGGAGAAAGCAGATTCCAAGGATCCTCTGGCTGATGTGGGTCAAAAGATATGAGGGCAGAAGACAGATAATAGCTTTGTAGATAAGAATATGCCATTGTTTTAGTCCAGACAAAGAAGACCATCCAACACATTCAAGataaacagtttaaatgttaaatctgtTCATCTCCTGTTATTCTGTACTGCCCTGCTATGAGCTGCATTGTTTGATCCTTATTGAGCTGTGCCATATTGCCTTTTTATTATGCCTCACTGAATCTTGTGTAACTGGGATGCATGGACTCTCCCCCTGACCTTCGGACGATTGGTGGACAgtcatttttttagacaattgtGGGCATGTATCTTCGATTCAAATCAGGTGGTCTGTCTCCTATATATTTAGCCTGTTGGTGTTGTTATCAGCATTGTGTATCACTTCCGCTGTGATTTTCCCgttactgtttttgtttatgtgttgtTTACAAATATTAAGGAATAATCTGTCGttgaaaacctgaaaaattcACATGCCTGGCATGACAgttcttgaaatatttttttgcttctgtaCACACTGCCTCTTCATGTTGACTTACCTGCTTTAAGGTGTGTGACTTCAGCTCCAACCTTCACTACCCGCCCTGCCGCCTCGTGGCCCAGCACCATCGGCTTTTTGAGCACAAAGTCCCCGATTTGGCCGTGCTGCCAGTAGTGAACATCTGATCCACAGATCCCCACAGAGTGCATCTGGAGCAACACATCTGAATAATAAACAAAGCATGAATGGCAGGagcacacatttttgtcataaaacaGATTCATTACAGAGATCAGGATCACTGATTCATCTTCAgttatttgatttcttttcaaatttaGATATGAATTTAAGGGGTGGAAAGAAATGCCTCTAAAATCTGTTTCTTAAGACAAAACACAGACTAAATTGACAGATATCTTCCAAGTAGTTTCAAATATAAAGGGACATAAATGCATTTACAGCCTTCATAACAATGAACTTCTGCTTCTTAAAGTTAAATCTGAATAAGTAGGGACTAGTTTCACTGCTGTTTGTccctttcagaaaataaaaggaCGTTAAAAAGATCAGAAAGTAGACGGACCTTTGACATAGAGTAGCCTAAAGCTGGAAAAAATGTTCAGTGTTATTAGACAGACGGATTTAATTTAAGAACACGTTTTAAATGCTAACAAATGCAGCCTATCGGTTGTTCATTAAATCATACTGCACCATTAGGTCCTGGTTCCGGGATGGGGCGATTTTCCTTCGAGACAGTGACAAAAAAGGTGCCATCAGTCGGTATAATACAGACAGTAACTTCATATCTCACACAAAAGACACAGGTACGTGTCTGCCTCCTACCAGCCTCAGGTCTCCCTTCGAGTGCAGCACCACAGACAGATTCTCCTGCGCCATGACGGACGAACCAGTGAAGAGACGACAGCGTGAAGATGAGCCCCGCAAAACCAGACTTTACAGAATTACATGTGCTACAGACAGGTTTCTACATCTGTCTGAGGCGGAGTGAAGACAGCAGCAAGGATATGACTTCCGGTTAGTGGGGCTGGTACCACAACAAAGAACGTGATTGGTCGACAGCCGCGGATTAGTCCATTTAGCGGGGGTGGAAACCACTTTACAGAGACACTTAACTGCACTGTTGAACAAACATACCACCTTTGACTGTTCATGTGGCATGAGTTAATAAAGTGTTTTTATATTGATTACAAGACTCACTTCAGCGTGAATTGCTGATATGCCTTTATGTGCTGTCAATAAACCTCCTTTTACTTATCCTCGCACAGTGATAAATTATCCAATGGAAATCAGAGCATTGGTCTCATTGGTCTCAGGCCCTTCCACATGAGCAGGAACAAACATGGAGCATTTCCCTCATCTCCTTTGTATGCTATCAGGCAGGCAATCACCAGAAGCAGTGAGCACCAATACTTTACACTGCAAAGAATAACAGGATGAAAACAGTCTCTGAAAGGCCTTATTTTGTTGTGTACTTTGTTGTTTTCATCAAAGTTTGGTAGttaccaaaagtatttgcaaccCTGGCCATTCAGTGGGTTTATCTCTACAGGAAATACAAGGAAAGGAGAGGGGACACTGCCAATATGATGTATTTACAAATACCCTTTCTTCTCCAAGCTACACACACTAACGGATCCTTGAACATACTGCGTCCTTTGAATTTACCTAATTAAAGGCATTTTATTAGTAGAGCAGACCATgctacatttttaatatttgttcaaaaggtaTTGCATCTGTCTCTGGGTCAATCACATGAAATGCATATTTCTGTGTCCATGTATTTGATTtacttttgaaagaaaaatggatCAGTTCATGGCATATATcaatttttgcaataaaaagcAATTGTGTGCATACATTTTCAGCATATTTTGATATCATAATTTCATACTTTGCCatctaaaaaatgtataaaatatctaaaatataaatattggcctgtttatctcaaaattagttgcaaatgtcaggtggCTCAACTGGTGTTTCAAGTGGTGAAACtgcaaaaagtgtcaatatATATGAAATAAATCGTAATATTGAAAAATCTGAGATTATCAACTTTACTTCCTTTAAGGTAAAGAAAGtatcacatatttaaaaaacaaaaaacaactgatTTCAGTCTTGCTTGACGAGTGGGTACACTTTCTTTGTCAGGAGTGCAACCAGTGTAAAACaggaaaatgttattttgcCAAAAATTCATTATTTAATATTAAGTAGTATCCACTATCTTTTTTTTAGCTCTGAGGACAGATCTGAACACAAGACAGgtggatttaaaaacacaagaagaaaaGACTGAATAAAGGAGCCATAGGCCAGATTCGAACgcgcccgcatacatgggatgcgccttaaaccactaggccatctgcaacCCTGGATACTCTTTCTAACTACATCAAAAATAACATGTGAAAGTACCTGTTTAGAGGACGCTCAGTTTTTTAAGACTGTGTTCTCCCTCTAAATCGCCCCTAGATGGAATAAACTGCAGAGTACCCTATTCATGGAATaacttaatttttcaaaatctagTCTGGAGacaacctgtttttttttttttattataactgtaactttatttttcatgaatctTATTGGTTTAACCCGTGTCTTTCTTCCTTTGCCACTATTGTAATTGTTACATAGATGTACTTTTTCTTGTGTCAAACAgcttttttgccaatcttgaaTAAGATACTTACAAGCAGTAGCAGTTTCTTATTCATTTAGCATAAAGTAGTTCATTAATGAACAGCCCTGTTTGATATTATTTGTCCTTATAACAGAAGATAACACTTTTGGTTGAATTTGTCACCCTGATAAGAGTTTTGTTTGGATTGAAGTGTTTACGCCATGTTAATGTTTACCTCATGTGGATCCTCCAATGGTCTATTACTTAATTTTGATTTGGGAAATGTCTACTCGTCCCAACCGAAGCTACTGTAAGTAGTGCTCGACAAAgtataaaataatttcaatagatttaaaaaatacatcatagATTAAGCAAATACTTGACAGTAAAATACACAATACACTAGTTTATTCTATATTAGTGTATTTATTATAGAGATAAGAAATGTAAACACATTACTAAACAGTATTAAGCTTGCCAGCCCAGCTGCTGCTTGCTCGTCTTCAACAAACTCTCTGTTGGTCTTTTGCTGCATGCG
This sequence is a window from Cheilinus undulatus linkage group 1, ASM1832078v1, whole genome shotgun sequence. Protein-coding genes within it:
- the sord gene encoding sorbitol dehydrogenase isoform X1, with the translated sequence MAQENLSVVLHSKGDLRLENRPIPEPGPNDVLLQMHSVGICGSDVHYWQHGQIGDFVLKKPMVLGHEAAGRVVKVGAEVTHLKAGDRVAIEPGVPRDMDEFFKNGRYNLSPTIFFCATPPDDGNLSRYYTHNANFCYKLPDNVTYEEGALIEPLSVGIHACRRAGVTIGSSVLICGAGPIGLVCLVVAKAMGASQVVVTDLSSERLDMAKKLGADFPLTVKRGDGPQNLAQGVADMLGGQPQITIECTGVESSIQTAIYATRSGGVVVLVGLGSEMATIPLINAAVREVDIRGVFRYCNTWPMAIAMLASGKVNVKPLVTHRFPLEQAAQAFETTRQGVGIKVMLKCDQDDQNP
- the sord gene encoding sorbitol dehydrogenase isoform X2 is translated as MHSVGICGSDVHYWQHGQIGDFVLKKPMVLGHEAAGRVVKVGAEVTHLKAGDRVAIEPGVPRDMDEFFKNGRYNLSPTIFFCATPPDDGNLSRYYTHNANFCYKLPDNVTYEEGALIEPLSVGIHACRRAGVTIGSSVLICGAGPIGLVCLVVAKAMGASQVVVTDLSSERLDMAKKLGADFPLTVKRGDGPQNLAQGVADMLGGQPQITIECTGVESSIQTAIYATRSGGVVVLVGLGSEMATIPLINAAVREVDIRGVFRYCNTWPMAIAMLASGKVNVKPLVTHRFPLEQAAQAFETTRQGVGIKVMLKCDQDDQNP